A genomic segment from Ptychodera flava strain L36383 chromosome 23 unlocalized genomic scaffold, AS_Pfla_20210202 Scaffold_23__1_contigs__length_28996876_pilon, whole genome shotgun sequence encodes:
- the LOC139123536 gene encoding tripartite motif-containing protein 2-like encodes MVDKLKVKEQEAEKNKTLAKQIHTDLTEQCSREERKVRMKAEEIIKKIKREEQRLIDELKNNYKMKIKRAAADIDEMELKHGNIKSAGNYIETLMHHGNAAQLLSTKGDVSTRIKQLITMETIAKSEHEDLIFTPNDEFCEHGILGILKSDVCISKCTTENIPKQLPKGDSADLLITTRDSTGKQVIPKQQVKAKVRKPDASWEDIHVADNRDGTHRVTVAGQLDGKYQVTTTIGDQPIPGCPVTIPVFKGLVKTIGSQGSAEGQYNEPWSVAINKDRDIVTADADNNRLQITTREGTFKKMLKFTQFKKPFTTRDIAISSDNTHYSLDHNNKQVVVSDENGHVIRFFGQNELKNPRSIGISPVDGNVYVAEYDGYCVRVYTQHGKYLRSFGSHGEGQGQFNFPFGVVIATTGMVFVADYINQRIQVFNAHDQYLYSFDCQSGDGKMRYPRGIAIENDKYVYVTTDDPSSLLKFESCGKFVCRIDSDSDGLDNPTGIALTDDVPCRVIVADRDNHCIKVFVQ; translated from the coding sequence atggttgacaaactgaaagtgaaagaacaggaagctgaaaagaacaaaaccctggccaagcagatacacactgatcttacagagcagtgcagcagagaagaaaggaaggtgagaatgaaagcagaagaaatcatcaagaaaataaagagagaagagcagagactgatagatgaactgaaaaacaattacaaaatgaaaattaaaagagcaGCTGCTGATATTGATGAGATGGAATTAAAACATGGTAACATTAAGAGTGCAGGCAATTACATAGAgacactgatgcatcatgggaatgctgCTCAACTTCTCTCAACAAAGGGTGATGTTAGCACTCGTATCAAGCAActgattaccatggaaactATAGCAAAGTCTGAACATGAGGACTTAATATTCACACCAAATGATGAATTCTGTGAGCATGGAATTCTGGGAATTCTGAAATCTGATGTGTGTATATCAAAGTGTACAACtgaaaacattccaaaacaactcccaaaaggtgactctgcagacctactgatcacaaccagagattccacaggaaaacaagtcatcccaaaacaacaagtgaaagccaaggtaagaaaacctgatgcatcatgggaagacatCCATGTAGCTGATAACAGAGATGGTACACACAGAGTTACAGTGGCTGGACAattggatggaaaatatcaagttaccACGACAATAGGAGATCAACCAATACCAGGTTGTCCTGTCACCATACCTGTCTTCAAAGGATTGGTGAAGACCATTGGCAGTCAAGGAAGCGCTGAGGGACAGTACAACGAACCATGGAGTGTGGCcataaacaaagacagagacattgtcacTGCAGATGCAGACAATAATAGGTTGCAGATAACCACCAGAGAGGGAACATTtaagaaaatgttgaaattcacACAGTTTAAGAAGCCTTTCACAACACGTGATATAGCTATATCAAGTGATAATACACACTATAGTTTAGATCACAACAATAAgcaagtagttgtcagtgatgagaatggacatgtcatcagattctttggacaaaatgagttgaaaaaTCCAAGGAGTATTGGGATTAGTCCTGTAGATGGCAATGTCTATGTGGCAGAGTATGATGGGTATTGTGTCAGGGTTTATACACAACATGGTAAATACCTTAGATCATTTGGGTCACATGGTGAAGGTCAAGGGCAATTCAATTTTCCCTTTGGTGTAGTCATAGCAACTACTGGAATGGTATTTGTAGCAGACTACATCAACCAGCGTATCCAGGTATTCAATGCACatgaccagtatttgtattcctttgattgtCAGAGTGGGGATGGTAAGATGAGATACCCAAGGGGAAtagcaattgaaaatgataaatatgtctatGTTACTACTGATGACCCAAGTAGTCTACTGAAGTTTGAGAGTTGTGGTAAGTTTGTGTGTCGTATTGATAGTGATAGTGATGGGTTGGACAACCCCACTGGTAtagcactgacagatgatgtaccTTGCAGGGTGATTGTAGCTGATAGGGACAACCACtgcatcaaagtgtttgtacagtga